One region of Microbacterium sp. M28 genomic DNA includes:
- a CDS encoding alpha-2,8-polysialyltransferase family protein, protein MLHSAYGLATAAAAIDAQLFDDDHENVLVPVNTARVPETSTGIDAQPGLASLRGRFSRSESLDELLSPRHPSSWKPDAVDLPVLRRLLTSAWRLDDDLELCVQSPQVAPAKTLLALFPDARITIIGDGLMTYSPIRVDLGRTVVERVGRVVYADVVPGVAPLVFTEVGAERVPVPAVVFRDALAETVVADPALDELADGTRTVLVLGQYLAALDLVEPAEEIAMQQEMIDRAVASDPARIVFKPHPSAPPAVTSALRQRARRHGVTFAEYRGPTPAELVAERLDAAVVVAGFSTALPTVRTLYDRSIASAGLDTVLARLSPYENSNRVPATIVDALTRDDSGYRDPARLQLLVDAVGYAMQPRIAAHLRPRAERLLTELDAAERDRYFVAERLIDLDLPGAPREKLLRRALRSQGGVGRIEEARLTVAGARRRAARAWKAVTGR, encoded by the coding sequence ATGCTCCACAGTGCATATGGTCTGGCGACCGCGGCCGCCGCGATCGACGCGCAGCTCTTCGACGACGACCATGAGAACGTGCTCGTGCCGGTCAATACCGCCCGCGTGCCCGAGACCAGCACCGGTATCGACGCCCAACCGGGCCTGGCGTCGCTGCGGGGGCGGTTCTCCCGGTCGGAGTCGCTGGATGAACTGCTGTCGCCGCGGCATCCGTCGTCGTGGAAGCCGGACGCCGTCGACCTGCCGGTCCTGCGCCGCCTGCTCACGAGCGCGTGGCGGCTGGACGACGATCTGGAGCTGTGCGTGCAGAGTCCGCAGGTCGCGCCGGCGAAGACGCTGCTGGCACTGTTCCCCGATGCGCGGATCACGATCATCGGCGACGGACTCATGACCTACTCGCCGATCCGCGTCGACCTGGGGCGGACCGTGGTCGAACGCGTCGGTCGCGTCGTCTACGCCGACGTCGTTCCCGGCGTCGCGCCCCTGGTCTTCACGGAGGTGGGTGCCGAACGCGTGCCCGTACCGGCGGTGGTGTTCCGCGACGCGCTCGCGGAGACGGTCGTCGCCGACCCCGCACTGGACGAGCTGGCCGACGGGACGCGCACGGTGCTCGTCCTCGGCCAGTACCTCGCGGCCCTCGACCTGGTCGAACCGGCCGAGGAGATCGCTATGCAGCAGGAGATGATCGACCGCGCGGTCGCGTCGGACCCGGCGCGGATCGTGTTCAAGCCCCATCCGTCCGCTCCGCCGGCCGTGACCTCGGCCCTGCGGCAGCGCGCACGCCGGCACGGTGTGACGTTCGCCGAGTACCGCGGACCGACGCCGGCGGAACTCGTCGCCGAACGCCTGGATGCCGCGGTCGTCGTCGCCGGGTTCTCGACCGCTCTGCCGACGGTGCGCACGCTGTACGACCGGTCCATCGCCTCGGCCGGGCTGGACACCGTGCTCGCGCGGCTGAGTCCGTATGAGAACAGCAACCGCGTCCCGGCGACTATCGTCGATGCGCTCACCCGCGACGACTCCGGCTATCGAGACCCGGCCCGACTGCAGCTGCTCGTCGACGCCGTCGGCTATGCCATGCAGCCGCGTATCGCGGCCCACCTGCGCCCGCGCGCCGAACGGTTGCTCACTGAACTGGATGCCGCCGAACGCGACCGCTACTTCGTCGCCGAGCGGCTCATCGACCTCGACCTCCCCGGGGCTCCGCGGGAGAAGTTGCTGCGGCGGGCGTTGCGCTCCCAGGGCGGCGTCGGCCGGATCGAAGAGGCGCGACTGACCGTCGCGGGCGCCAGGCGGCGTGCCGCGCGAGCATGGAAGGCGGTCACCGGACGATGA
- a CDS encoding glycosyltransferase family 2 protein produces MSTPSVTVILPAKDAAPYIGTTLETLTRQFDEPAALKLVAIDDGSSDGTGAIMRSHAERFPHAEVITNAKPVGLATARNQGLDHVEGDAFCFIDGDDWMQPGRLRVLADRLRELDCDFLRTDHVRVTGVKRTLVRAPYAWRGAVDSPRDAILPADDTTMVDYPYAWAGIFHRRIIDRGLAVFDDGLFTAEDRPWIWRLHLHARSFAVVDAPALLYRRGVPTSLTQVRDRRQLHFTRALSAVLDTVEQDAEAERFLPKAVWTVLALSSHHLVRSRQMAPALRREMRREIRELLTRLPADQAASALRHLDGPRRRVLARSLRQAERTT; encoded by the coding sequence GTGAGCACGCCGTCCGTCACTGTCATCCTCCCGGCCAAGGATGCCGCGCCCTACATCGGCACCACGCTCGAGACTCTGACGCGTCAGTTCGACGAGCCCGCGGCGCTGAAGCTGGTCGCGATCGACGACGGATCCTCCGACGGCACCGGCGCGATCATGCGCAGCCATGCGGAACGATTCCCGCACGCCGAGGTGATCACGAATGCGAAGCCGGTGGGCCTCGCGACCGCGCGCAATCAGGGACTGGACCACGTCGAAGGTGACGCGTTCTGCTTCATCGACGGCGACGACTGGATGCAGCCGGGGCGCCTCCGCGTGCTCGCCGACCGTCTTCGGGAGCTCGACTGCGACTTCCTCCGCACCGATCACGTCCGCGTCACGGGCGTCAAGCGCACGCTCGTCCGGGCGCCCTACGCGTGGCGCGGTGCGGTGGACTCCCCGCGCGATGCGATCCTCCCGGCCGACGACACGACCATGGTCGACTACCCGTATGCCTGGGCGGGCATATTCCATCGGCGGATCATCGACCGTGGACTCGCGGTCTTCGACGACGGCCTGTTCACGGCGGAGGACCGCCCGTGGATCTGGCGCCTGCACCTGCACGCGCGATCGTTCGCCGTCGTCGACGCCCCTGCCCTGCTCTACCGGCGGGGGGTGCCCACGTCGCTCACTCAGGTGCGGGATCGTCGACAGCTGCACTTCACCCGCGCGCTGTCCGCGGTGCTCGACACGGTGGAGCAGGATGCCGAGGCCGAGCGCTTCCTGCCCAAAGCGGTCTGGACCGTGCTGGCCCTCAGCTCCCATCATCTGGTCCGTTCGCGGCAGATGGCGCCTGCGCTGCGGCGGGAGATGCGCCGTGAGATCCGCGAGCTGCTCACCCGGCTGCCCGCCGATCAGGCGGCCTCGGCGCTGAGACACCTGGACGGACCCCGGCGCCGCGTGCTCGCACGCAGCCTGCGACAGGCGGAGCGGACGACATGA
- a CDS encoding PadR family transcriptional regulator produces the protein MDTTQLLKGVLDVAVLAVLRQEDGYGYDIVRRLREAGLGDVGDASVYGTLRRLYAAGSLSSYVVPSEGGPHRKYYAINPQGRASLDQQAAIWTEFSAAMSGLLDPSESASPSIGAE, from the coding sequence ATGGACACCACGCAGTTGCTCAAGGGCGTACTGGACGTCGCCGTGCTGGCGGTTCTGCGCCAGGAGGACGGGTACGGATACGACATCGTCCGGCGCCTGCGCGAAGCTGGCCTCGGCGATGTAGGTGACGCGTCGGTGTACGGGACGCTGCGCCGCCTGTACGCCGCGGGTTCCCTCTCCAGCTACGTCGTGCCGTCAGAAGGCGGCCCTCATCGCAAGTACTACGCGATCAACCCGCAGGGCCGCGCGTCCCTCGACCAGCAGGCCGCCATCTGGACCGAGTTCTCCGCCGCCATGAGCGGTCTGCTCGATCCTTCGGAATCAGCATCCCCTTCGATCGGAGCCGAGTGA